The sequence AAGGCGCAAGCTCTGTTGCCACGGGCTGATGGCAAGTTGATCCTCGCAGCCGACACCACCGTCGCCTTTCGCGGCCAGGTTCTCGGAAAGCCAGTCGACCGGCAAGACGCCGTGCTGATGCTGCGCCAGCTCAGAGGGCACACGCACACCGTGTACAGCGGGATCACGTTGCTCGACTCTGCCACCGGCGAAACCAGGGTCCAGCTTGTCGAGAGCCGCGTTGTCATGCGGCAGTACACCGACCAGGAAATCGCGGCCTATGTTGCCACCGGCGACCCGCTGGACAAGGCGGGCTCCTACGCCATTCAGTATGCGCAATTCAGGCCCGTCGCGCGCATCAGCGGCTGCTATGCGAATGTGATGGGCCTCCCCCTGTGTCACGTCTACTGTCTGCTGCGCGACCTGAACCTGGCCCCGGCGGAGACACCACAGCGCTCCTGCGACCATTTCAACCATCGCCGATGCCGCGTCGCGCGGCAGATTCTGGCAGCGCACTGCGGCTAACCCGATTACCGGCCAACCGCGCACTTCCCGAGAAAGGCTCATCAGCTCATGCCACAACCCTACGGGAGCCAGAGTATGGTCGATACACTGCGCCGCGTGGTCGTTCGCCGGCCCGAGGAGGCTTTTGCCTCGGCCGATCCAGTGGCCTGGCACTATGCCGGCAGACCCGACCTCGACATCGCTCGCCAGGAGCACGACGCGCTTGTGGCCGTGCTCATCCAGGCAGGCGCCGAGGTGTTGTACCAGGACGAGCCCTCGGCCAACCTGGCAGACGCTATCTTTGTTCACGACCCAGCGATTGTCACCTCTGCCGGAGCCATCATCCTGCGAATGGGCAAGGTTTTGCGGCGCGGCGAGGAGGCAGCCATGGCGCGCTGCTTTTCCCGGGCTGGCGTCCCGCTCCTGTACACCCTCCACGGCGAGGCGACAGCCGAAGGCGGCGACCTGCTGTGGCTCGATCACCATACCCTCGCCGTCGGCCAGGGTTTTCGCACCAACGCCGCGGGGCTGGCCCAGCTCTGTGAGGCACTCGCAGGCCTGAAAGTTGAGGTTGTTCCCGTCCCCCTGCCCTGCTTCGGAGGAGCGGATGCCTGCCTGCACCTCATGTCGCTGATCAGTGTGATTGACCACGACCTGGCAGTGGTCTACTCGCGGCTCTTGCCGGTGCCTTTCTGGAAGCTGCTGCGCGAGCGAGGGTTCAACCTGATTGAGGTTCCAGATGAGGAGTTTCCCACAATGGGGCCCAATGTCCTGGCCCTGTCTCCGGGCAACTGCGTCATGCTGGAGGGCAACCCGCTCACGAGGCAACGTCTGGAAAAAGCCGGCTGTCAGGTGAGTACTATCGCTGGCCGCGAGATGTCGTTCAAGGCGGAGGGCGGGCCAACCTGCCTGACCCGCCCGGTGTGGCGAGCCTGAACTATGCCTCGAACAGAGGCACAAAGCGGAACTGTGTCACATCCACCAGACCACGATCTGTGAGCTTGAGTGCCGGGATCACTGGCAGGGCCAGGAACGACAACGTCATAAACGGATCGTGCAAATCCGACCCGAGATCGTGCGCTGCTGTCAGCAGGACCTGGAGTCCATGGTTGACTTCTTCGTAGGGCCGGTCCGACACCAGCCCGGCGATGGGCAGCGGCAGAGCCGCCTGTATGTTGCCCTCGTCTACTACCACTAGCCCACCGCGCATGCGTTCGATCTCTCGTGCCGCCAGAAGCATATCGGCGTCGTTTGTCCCCACCACGATCACGTTATGTGAATCGTGAGCCACCGACGAGCCAAGCGCACCACGGCGCAGCTTGAGGCCCTTGACAAAGCCCAGACCCACATTGCCCGATGACAGGTGGCGCTCGATTACGGCCATCTTGAGGATGTCCCGTTCCGGGTCGGCCACGGCCAGGTCGCCCTCGATCGTGACCTCTTCAATCAGACTGTCCGTGACGATCGAGTCAGGAATCACCCCGATCACCTTGGCGTGGGTGCCGGCAGCGGGAATTCGCAGGTCGCGCGCATTGTGCCAGTTGATGTTCATCGAGCTGCGCAGAGGCACGTCTTTGGGCTTGACCGGAAGGGGCAGCAGTTTGCCATCCTGCGCTACGAGCTGGCCGCGGCGGTACACCCGACGCACGGATACCTCGCGCAGGTCATCCAGCACCACCAGATCCGCACTCATGCCCGGGCCAATTCCGCCCTTGTCCTTCAGACCAAAATAGCGCGCAGTGTTGATGGTGGCCATTTGAATGGCCGTTACAGGATCCAGTCCCAGTCGGATGGCCTCGCGCACGATATAGTTGATATGCCCTTCTTCCAGAAGGTCCGGCAAATGGCGGTCGTCAGTCACGAACATGCAGTTGGCCGAATTGCCCGGGGTGACAGCAGGCAGAAGGTCGCGGAGATTACGCGCCGTAGTCCCCTCTCGAATCATCAAGTGCATGCCCAGTTGCAGCTTTTCGGTGGCTTCGCTGGCCGTGGTGCACTCGTGGTCCGACCCGATGCCGGCGGCCACATAGGCGCACAGGTCGTGGCCGGTCAACCCGGGCGCATGCCCATCGATGGCCTTGCCGGCGGCAGCACGGATCTTGTTCATGACCTCGGCGTCGCGAAAGATCACGCCGGGATAGTTCATCACCTCGCCGAGACCCAGTACCCACTCGCTGCCGAACATAGCCAAGAGATCCTCAGCGGTCAGCCGCGAGCCAGCGGTCTCCATTTCGGTAGAAGGTACGCAAGAGGGCAGCATGATGTAGACGCTAAAAGGGGTGCGTTTGCTCGACTCGAGGATGTACCTGATGCCGTCGAGACCCAGTACGTTCGCCATTTCGTGGGGGTCGCAGATGACGGTAGTCGTACCCTGAGGAACGACGACGCGGGCGAACTCGGCCACGCGCAGCATCGAGCTTTCGAGGTGCATGTGCCCATCGATGAACCCGGGGCACAGGTATTGCCCGTTCAGGTCCACGACCTGACGGGCCCTGTACTCTCCAAAGCCAACCACCCGATCCTGATGGACAGCCACGTCCGCCGGGTGGATCTGACCGGAGAAGACATTGACCAATTGAGCGTTCTTGAGCAGCAGGTCGACTTCTACTTCGCCGCGTGCGACCTGTACGAGCTCTTCAAGAAGCATCCTTGCCCCCCTGACAGCTTTTCGCAATTATACACAGGAGTGGCAGGCACAAAAATGGGAGACACTCCGTGGCTTCCGGGAGAGGCAGTGGTCTGAAAGCGGCCCTGTCAGGCTAGCCGACCTAGCTCTGTCTGGCAAACATAGTCTGAATCCAGTACTCGGGCAGCTCGTGATCTGCCCAGTAGTGGTCGGTCAGGTCAGGGCGGTAGAGCTGCTCCACCTGTCCTGCATCAAAAGTGGTCTGAGGCTGGATCACGACCGGCGTCACGCTTTCGCCCGAGAGCACCAATGACACGACGTCGATTGCTTTGCGCCCGAGTTTGGTGCTGCCCCCAAAGCCCAGGAAGGTTACCTCATGCTCCCGCGCTGTTCGCAGCCAGCCATTGTTGTCATCGGCACCGGCCACCGGAGGAATGGCCAGACCCCGCTCCACCAACGCCTCGACCGCGCCTTGCGCCACGGTGCCGTGGTTCACCACCAGTCCGGCCGGGGCAGGCCCATTGGACAGAGCCACGAGCATCGCTCTCTTTGCTTCGGCGGGTGTCCAAAAACTGGTGAGATAGTCTACCTGCAGCGCAGTGGACTTGCTCAGCGCACTGCGAGCGCTCTTGAGCCAGGCCGGGCCGCTGCCCTGACACGGCTCACTCTGAATCACCACGACCCTGCCCCCCGGCACCCGCTCGAGCAGCCACGCGACACTGGCCCTGGCGCGTTCCTCTTCATCTGTGGTGACCCAGGCAACGGTCTTGGCCCCTTCGAGCGGACCAGAAGCCAGAACCACCGGCAGGCCACGATCTGATGCCTGGTTGACTGCCGAAGCTACATACGGCGAGTTCATTGGCTCCACCAGAAGCAGATGAATACCCTGGCCTGCGAGCTGCTCGATATCCAGGGCCTGCTTGTCTGCATCCCAGTTGGCAGAGAGCGCCAGCCCGCCCCAGAACCGGCCCTGGTGCAGCTCCTTCATGGCATATTCCAGGTGAGCACTGTACATGATCCACCACGACGACAGGTCTCCCAGTGCCGACCGGCCGATTCGCCAGGGCGGCGTTTGCCGATACCCCTGCGGGCCGGTCGTAGGAGTAGACACCGGCGTGGCCGGCGGTTCGGTGCTACGACAGCCTCCCAGCAGGGTGCAGAGGCCGGCCGCACCCAGCCCGACCAGAAAATCCCGCCGACTCAGTTCGGCATTACCTGCCGTCCTCACTTTGTCGCCTCGTGCGCGTGCCATAGACCGCCATTATGCCAGCAAGCACAAGGGCTGTCAATCATTTTGCATTGACAAGCGCCCTGGCCTGTGATAGAATCCTGACAAGCGCTGGCCAGTAGGTTCGTGTTTGCTTTCTGGCACTGGCCGCGGCGGCGCCTTGTACCTCTGCTGACTGCAACACGACCGCCCCGGCTGGCTACACAGAACTCGCGTTGGAGCTTGCTGGCGCGGCGCCGCTGATGCTCCTATACCACATCGGAGGGCGCCCAGCTCGGTGCGCTCTCTTGCTTATCCGGCTCCCCCTCTCGGGAAAGGAGGTGAGCTCAGGGAGTCCGGCTCTCTGCCCGACCAGGCGGCCGGGTGACCGACAACTGATCGTATTATCCAGGAGGATTCATGAAGATCGAACTCATCGCCCGAATTATCGGGGCATTAGTCTTGTCCTTTGCAGCATGGCGGCTCGGCTACGCTGTTACCAGCGAGGCACAGCCTCTCTATCAGTACATTACCAGGTGGCTTGGCGAGACGGGGGTCATCTTCCTTCCCTATCTCTTTGGTGTCGTCGGAGCCACTATCGGCATGCTGTTCACGCCTCACCTCACCACGCGGCCCTTCTTCTGGCTGCGCGGCAAGATTCGTCAACTGCCCGTGCCGACGCTGGTCGCTGCCCTTGTCGGACTGGTCATCGGGCTCATCATCTCGGCGTTGCTCGCACTTCCTCTCTCGGTTCTGCCCACCCCACTCGGCGAGATCCTTCCCTTTGCCTCCGCGGTGCTGTGCAGCTATCTCGGGGTCATGGTCATGGTCACTCGCGAGAAAGAGATCTTTGGTCTGCTGGGAGTCCGCTTCCTCAAGGACCGGCTCTCCCGCAAAGAGAAGGAAGAAACGGTACTGCTCGATACGAGTGTCATCATCGATGGGCGCATCGCCGATATCAGCCAGACGGGCTTTATCCACGGCACGGTCGTCATCCCGCGGTTTGTTTTGAACGAACTGCAGCACATTGCCGACTCGCCCGATGTCTTGCGACGAAACAGAGGGCGCCGCGGTCTGGACATGCTCAACAAGCTGCAGAAGGAATCCAAGGCTCCGATCAAGATCAGCGATGTCGACGTGCCGGAAGCCAGGGAAGTCGACAGCAAGCTGGTGCGCCTGGCCAAGGATCTCGGCTGTCCCATTATCACCAATGACTATAACCTGAACCGTGTCGCCGAGCTGGAGGGCATCCGCGTTCTGAACATCAACGAGCTGGCCAATGCGGTCAAGACCGTTGTCCTCCCCGGAGAGAGTCTGACCGTCAACATCATCCAGGAAGGCAAGGAGCTCGGCCAGGGAGTGGGCTACCTCGATGACGGCACGATGGTCGTCATTGAGGATGGCCGCCGGTACATCGACCAGACCATTGAAGTAACTGTCACTCGCGTCCTGCAGACCGTCGCCGGTCGGATGATCTTTGCGCAGTTAACCGGCCGGCGTTAAGCTC comes from Chloroflexi bacterium ADurb.Bin180 and encodes:
- the yhdE gene encoding Maf-like protein YhdE, coding for MALLGLPFVVQPSAADEQTLASESASDMVLRLSRAKAQALLPRADGKLILAADTTVAFRGQVLGKPVDRQDAVLMLRQLRGHTHTVYSGITLLDSATGETRVQLVESRVVMRQYTDQEIAAYVATGDPLDKAGSYAIQYAQFRPVARISGCYANVMGLPLCHVYCLLRDLNLAPAETPQRSCDHFNHRRCRVARQILAAHCG
- a CDS encoding N(G),N(G)-dimethylarginine dimethylaminohydrolase, translating into MVDTLRRVVVRRPEEAFASADPVAWHYAGRPDLDIARQEHDALVAVLIQAGAEVLYQDEPSANLADAIFVHDPAIVTSAGAIILRMGKVLRRGEEAAMARCFSRAGVPLLYTLHGEATAEGGDLLWLDHHTLAVGQGFRTNAAGLAQLCEALAGLKVEVVPVPLPCFGGADACLHLMSLISVIDHDLAVVYSRLLPVPFWKLLRERGFNLIEVPDEEFPTMGPNVLALSPGNCVMLEGNPLTRQRLEKAGCQVSTIAGREMSFKAEGGPTCLTRPVWRA
- the adeC gene encoding Adenine deaminase, whose protein sequence is MLLEELVQVARGEVEVDLLLKNAQLVNVFSGQIHPADVAVHQDRVVGFGEYRARQVVDLNGQYLCPGFIDGHMHLESSMLRVAEFARVVVPQGTTTVICDPHEMANVLGLDGIRYILESSKRTPFSVYIMLPSCVPSTEMETAGSRLTAEDLLAMFGSEWVLGLGEVMNYPGVIFRDAEVMNKIRAAAGKAIDGHAPGLTGHDLCAYVAAGIGSDHECTTASEATEKLQLGMHLMIREGTTARNLRDLLPAVTPGNSANCMFVTDDRHLPDLLEEGHINYIVREAIRLGLDPVTAIQMATINTARYFGLKDKGGIGPGMSADLVVLDDLREVSVRRVYRRGQLVAQDGKLLPLPVKPKDVPLRSSMNINWHNARDLRIPAAGTHAKVIGVIPDSIVTDSLIEEVTIEGDLAVADPERDILKMAVIERHLSSGNVGLGFVKGLKLRRGALGSSVAHDSHNVIVVGTNDADMLLAAREIERMRGGLVVVDEGNIQAALPLPIAGLVSDRPYEEVNHGLQVLLTAAHDLGSDLHDPFMTLSFLALPVIPALKLTDRGLVDVTQFRFVPLFEA
- the xylF gene encoding D-xylose-binding periplasmic protein precursor, with protein sequence MRTAGNAELSRRDFLVGLGAAGLCTLLGGCRSTEPPATPVSTPTTGPQGYRQTPPWRIGRSALGDLSSWWIMYSAHLEYAMKELHQGRFWGGLALSANWDADKQALDIEQLAGQGIHLLLVEPMNSPYVASAVNQASDRGLPVVLASGPLEGAKTVAWVTTDEEERARASVAWLLERVPGGRVVVIQSEPCQGSGPAWLKSARSALSKSTALQVDYLTSFWTPAEAKRAMLVALSNGPAPAGLVVNHGTVAQGAVEALVERGLAIPPVAGADDNNGWLRTAREHEVTFLGFGGSTKLGRKAIDVVSLVLSGESVTPVVIQPQTTFDAGQVEQLYRPDLTDHYWADHELPEYWIQTMFARQS
- a CDS encoding putative PIN and TRAM-domain containing protein precursor, encoding MKIELIARIIGALVLSFAAWRLGYAVTSEAQPLYQYITRWLGETGVIFLPYLFGVVGATIGMLFTPHLTTRPFFWLRGKIRQLPVPTLVAALVGLVIGLIISALLALPLSVLPTPLGEILPFASAVLCSYLGVMVMVTREKEIFGLLGVRFLKDRLSRKEKEETVLLDTSVIIDGRIADISQTGFIHGTVVIPRFVLNELQHIADSPDVLRRNRGRRGLDMLNKLQKESKAPIKISDVDVPEAREVDSKLVRLAKDLGCPIITNDYNLNRVAELEGIRVLNINELANAVKTVVLPGESLTVNIIQEGKELGQGVGYLDDGTMVVIEDGRRYIDQTIEVTVTRVLQTVAGRMIFAQLTGRR